The genomic window CGAGCCAATGATCGTATTGAAAACTGAATTTAACAAATCTGGCCGTAACGCTGCGGTTGTTAAAATGAAGTTGAAAGGTCTATTAAATAACAGTGGTACTGAGACAGTTCTTAAAGCGGATGAGAAAGTAGACACTATCATTCTTGATCGTAAAGAATGTACATACTCTTATTTTGCTGATCCTATGTACGTATTTATGGATGAAGAATACAACCAATACGACGTAGAAAAAGAGAACCTAGGCGATGCAGTTATGTACATCGTTGACGGTATGGAAGATAAATGTGAAGTAACTTTCTACAACGAAAAAGCAATCTCTGTTGAGCTGCCTACAATTGTTGTTCGTAAAGTTGAGTACGCAGAACCAGCAGCACGTGGTGACACGTCAGGTAAAGTTACTAAACCAGCTCGTCTTAACACAGGCTACGAGATGCATGTACCTGCATTCGTTGAAATCGGTGATTCAATCGAAATCGACACTCGTACAAACGAGTTCCGTAAGCGCGTACTTTAATCCTGCGAGATTATACGCTGTTACGATTAGCGTTGCTGACTCTTATAAACACCTCGCATAAGCGAATGGTTATATAGTGGCAGTAGCGCTACGTTTAAATTAGGCTAGAATCATCGGCCTAATTTCCCTGACTTGTGTAAATTTGTCTTTTAGCTACTACACCAGGATCTTCCTTCAAAAAACGTGACTTTTGAGTCTTTTTTATCCTCCCCACTTTTGAAAACAACATCTTTACCTACGTAGTTAATCATTTAATTTGTTCCAATGGACGCGCACGCGACAAAACCAATTTCAAAGATGTTTGGGAATGGATTTACATCATCGAACTTTGTGTTCAAATTCTTTGCCTTTTAACGCATCCCCGTCGCTCCAAACCATAGAACTTTCCAGTATTCTAATGTTTTTCTGAGCAGACGTTTTCAGCACTATATTCGCCACGGGTGTTTGCGTAGCTATTCCTCCGCTAGAACAAACGCCCGTTGCAGTTGGAGCGCCAAAAACGGGATTTAAGATTGAGTCGATGACGACCGCTATCGTTGAGAATATTTTAAGTCTTGAACGCCAAGACGAAATGCATACACGCCCTACGTTCAAT from Pseudoalteromonas xiamenensis includes these protein-coding regions:
- the efp gene encoding elongation factor P, which codes for MKTAQELRAGNVISFNNEPMIVLKTEFNKSGRNAAVVKMKLKGLLNNSGTETVLKADEKVDTIILDRKECTYSYFADPMYVFMDEEYNQYDVEKENLGDAVMYIVDGMEDKCEVTFYNEKAISVELPTIVVRKVEYAEPAARGDTSGKVTKPARLNTGYEMHVPAFVEIGDSIEIDTRTNEFRKRVL